One Candidatus Melainabacteria bacterium genomic window carries:
- a CDS encoding tetratricopeptide repeat protein — protein sequence MLALQAEGICMTEQQTEDHIAEWQRIVQEGNDAYARRRYTEAELAFIAALRIVEKAGSSEELSKLSEEEQVAAKTRLAKSLNNMAALYHTQGKYNMAEDLYKRCLELKKETHGDEHLEVAISLHNLAVLHSAKRRFADAEPLYKTALELKERLLGVDHPELVTLLTNYALCLKRMDRAEEAKNMEARAEKLAPKKSDPLKIIAVQYSAE from the coding sequence ATGCTTGCTCTGCAGGCAGAAGGAATTTGCATGACCGAACAGCAGACTGAAGACCATATTGCCGAATGGCAGCGCATAGTGCAAGAGGGAAATGACGCGTATGCGCGGCGACGTTATACAGAAGCCGAGCTTGCCTTCATAGCGGCTTTGCGTATCGTTGAAAAAGCGGGATCGTCTGAGGAGTTAAGCAAACTCAGCGAGGAAGAACAGGTGGCTGCCAAAACGCGCCTGGCGAAGAGTCTGAACAATATGGCTGCCCTGTATCATACGCAAGGCAAATACAACATGGCGGAAGACCTTTATAAACGCTGTCTCGAGTTGAAGAAAGAAACTCACGGCGATGAGCACTTAGAAGTGGCAATCAGTTTGCATAATCTCGCTGTGCTGCATTCTGCCAAGCGCCGTTTTGCTGATGCAGAGCCCCTCTACAAGACAGCTCTTGAGTTGAAGGAAAGACTGCTCGGTGTTGACCATCCGGAACTCGTCACGCTGCTGACCAATTATGCGCTTTGTTTGAAGCGCATGGATAGAGCGGAAGAAGCGAAGAATATGGAAGCGCGCGCTGAAAAACTTGCTCCCAAAAAATCAGATCCGTTGAAGATCATCGCTGTACAGTATTCCGCAGAGTGA